The sequence CAGGAATTGGATGCAATGTCGTTAATACGACAAACCGGCTGCGTCTCCTGCCACGGACAAAACCTCGAAGGCACAAAGATAGCCCCTGCTTTGACAAACATTAAAGATCATTGGACAAGAGACGGGTTGATAAATTATTTGCGGAATCCGTCTTCCTACAGCGGCGACGAGCGATTTAAAGAGTATAAAATAAAATATAAAAATATAGTTATGCCCGCCTACAATAACATGGACGTAAAAGACCTCGGCAAAATAGCTGACTTTTTGCTGGAAAAATAGAATTCGGATGGAGAAGGAAGGAATATTAAAAGAGGCCGTCGATATATGACAGCCTCTTTTAAATAAGAAATTATGCTTTATCGTTGCTGCCGAGCACGTTCACAATTTTATGTTTGTAGAGCTCTTTCAATGCTTCGCGCGCCGGACCGAGATATTTGCGCGGATCGAATTCTTCCGGATGCTCATTGAGATATTTTCTAATTGCGGCGGTCATTGCCAGTCGACCGTCGGAGTCGATATTGATTTTGCAAACAGCCGAGCGCGCCGCTCTTCTGAGCTGGTCTTCCGGAATACCGACTGCGTCTTTCAAACGTCCGCCGTTGCTGTTAATAATTTTCACCAATTCCGGCGGCACGGAAGACGCGCCGTGAAGCACTATCGGAAAACCGGGAATTCTTTTTTCGATTTCTTCAAGAATGTCAAATCTTAACGGAGGCGGAATTAAAATTCCGTCTTCGTTGCGCGTGCATTGCTCGGGTTTGAATTTATTTGCTCCGTGCGAAGTTCCGATTGAAATTGCAAGCGAGTCGACGCCGGTCTTTTTGACAAAATCTTCAACCTCTTCCGGTTTTGTATAATGCGTTACGTCGCTTTGAACGTCGTCTTCGATACCGGCCAAAACGCCGAGTTCGCCTTCGACCGTAACGTCGTATTTATGAGCATATTCAACAACCTGTGCGGTCAACTCCACGTTCTTTTCATAAGGATGGTGCGAACCGTCGATCATTACCGACGAAAAACCCATTTCGATACACGATTTGCAGAGTTCAAAAGTATCGCCGTGATCGAGATGCAGAACGATCGGGATCTTATATCCCAATTCCTCCGCGTATTCCACCGCGCCTTTTGCCAGATTTTTCAGCAAAGTTTGATTGGCGTATTTACGCGCTCCGCTCGAGACCTGAAGAATAACGGGCGATTTGGTTTCCACGCATGCGCTTACTATTGCCTGCAATTGTTCGAGATTATTAAAATTGAAGGCGGGAATTGCATAACCGCCATCGACGGCTTTTTTGAAAAGTTCCCTGGAATTTACCAGACCCAATTCTTTGTAGGATATCATAACGTCACCATTTTATATTAGTTTGTAAATATTAACTTAGCAATTATATAAAAATCTAAGTACTAAATAAAGAATCGGCTAAAAATTTACGACGACCCCAATCCCGAAGGTCAATACGTCGGTTCTGGAACGACGCACATTATAGCGAACTTGCGTCATCGAAACAATTTCGATGTCTTCTTCCGTAAGATATTCGGCTTCGGTGCCGTAGAGATACCTGAACTTAACGTCAAGAAATAGCGAATTAATTCCCGGCAAATTTTCGGTCAGCAAAAACTGAGTTCCAAATCCGCCGCCGTAACTCCAATTGAAATCGTCATAATTCGTATCTTCCGCAAACGGTTCGTCGGAATGCCGGCTCTTGACCTCGGAAGTGGTGAACAGGTAAGAGCCTCCAAACAAGCCTTCAAGATAAGGTCTAAATGCTCCTTCGAAAGGCGACAGGTAAAACAGAAAATGAGCATTAGCCATATTGTTCATTCTGTTTACATCCAGATAAACTTCAGGAAATCCGGGAAACGGTCTCGTTTCGGAGACCTCGCCATAGACCATGTAACTGAAACTGAGTCCGAAAGTATACGGCATTTCACGCGTAGTTTCCCACAATTGTCCCTGAAACTGGATTCCGTAACCGGCGCGGTTTACGTTATCTTTAAATTCACTCTGAGGAAAACCCAGCATAAGAGAACCGCCAAGGCTTTGTCCGTAAGCGCATGTCGCCGCCAATACAATTAAAACAAATATTTTCTTTACCATTATCGCCCCTGTTGAATAAATTTGCCGCTCAATATACGCATTTAGAAGACAACATTCTTTTTATAAGCGCGATTGAGCAGGTTATGAAAATCTTCGTAATTAATTTGAACGGTTCCGAACATTTTAAGATGTTCGTTCTCGTATTGAACGTCGAGCAATACGAATCCCCTTTCATTCAGCCTTTCGATCAACTTTACAAGAGCGCATTTCGAAGCTTGTGAAACGGCGGAAAACATCGACTCGCCGAAGAAAGCGCCTTTGTAAGCAACGCCGTAAAGTCCTCCGACCAATTTATTGCTCTGCCACACTTCGACCGAATGAAGGAATCCCGATTGATACAGTCCTTCGTAAGCTTCGATCAATCTTTCTGAAATCCATGTGGAAGGACGCTTGGCGCATTGACGAACAACTTCCATTACCGCCGTATCGAAACGATATTGGAAATCGGCAGTCTCCATAAACTTTCTGAGCGAACGGGGCACGTTATAATTATCGAGCGGAATGATGGTTCTGATTTCGGGCAAATACCAATTAATTTCGCCCGTAGGCTCCGCCATCGGGAAAGCGCCCCTGGCATAAAGCCGGATCATGTTATCGGGAAGTAAGAGGTCGTCGTACGGTTGTTTGTTTTCAGTCATCTACATCGACTTCGAATTTAATAATATCGTATCCTTTTTTAGATTCAAAGCCCGCAAAAAAGCGCCCCTGTAAGAACGAGAATCATACCCAATAAAAATGCAATCACAATCGGAAAATTCAGATAGTCGATCGAAAGCAGGTAACCGAACCCGAGCAGCAACGACGTCAAAACAAAAAGCGCCACGGCCGCCACATAACTGAGCGCGGAATTTCTTATCAGACGCACTCGATAAACAAGGAGCTCAATTTGTCTGGCTATGCTTTCCAAGCGCAAATTCTCCGTTGTCGATAGGGGTTTGTCGCCCACTTTAACAAATAATCTTCTTTTTTCTTCATTGAGAAGCCTGATGCGGTTGACGACAAGCGAATAGCGGTTGTTTATTCCCAGCAGCAGCAATCCGCAGGCGCTTATCATCACGGCAGGCGCCAGCATAAGCTGAATCAGGTTTTGCGCGTTTATATCGAATAAAAATTTATTTTGCATATATATAATTGTGAAGCACTTCGATCGTTTCTTTTTGCACTGTAAGATCGAACTCTAGCAAATCTCTCATAGCCAGGATTCCCGCCAACTTCCCGTTCTCGATAATCAGTAAGTGCCGGGTGCCTTTGTCTTTCATTTTTTTTAGACATTCCTGATGCGACTCGTTTATATCAGCCAGAACAAGTTCTCTGGTCATGACATCGTCGATTTTAGTCGAATTGATATTTAGCCCTTTTGCAATCACTCTTTTAACGAGGTCCCTTTCCGAAAACACGCCTACGAGTTTACCTTCGTCGTCCAAAACGGGCACAAGTCCGATATTATGCTCCGCCATAAAACTGACGGCGTCGGCAACCGATGTTCCGGTTTTAACCGTGTAGATGTTTCTATTTTGAAGCAATTCCTTGATTGTCTTCATAACCCCTCCTATTAAGCCTTAATGTCCTATTTAAACTACGCAATGAAGCCCTTTATATGCAAGCGAAAAAATAAATTTATGCCGAAGAAAGGGCTTCCAGTTCTTCGATTGTTTTGGGAATTTTTTTGCCTAGAACGCGCGCGCCGTTCTTAGTTACGAGCACGTCGTCTTCGATTCTGACGCCTCCGAAGTCTTTATATTTATCGACTTTATCATAATTAATAAATTCCCTGAACTTCTTTTCCGCTTTCCATTTATCGATCAACTGAGGTATGAAATAGATACCGGGCTCAACGGTAATTACAATTCCAGGCGCAAGGGCTTTGGCGTACCTGAGAGATTTAAGACCGAACTGAGAGCTTCTTTTGATCTTATCGTCGTAACCGAAATTGCCTTCCCCGAAATTTTCAAGGTCGTGAACATCCAGACCGAGCAGATGCCCCAAACCGTGCGGGAAAAAGAGCGCATGAGCGCCGTTTCTTACCGCTTCTTTAACATCTCCTTTCATCAATCCTGCGGATTTGAGACCTTCGGCAATGACCGAGGCGGCTTTCAGATGCACCTGTCTGTAACTCCTGCCCGGTTTGATAAATTTAATGGCTTCGAGTTGAGCCGAAAGCACAATATTGTAGATTTCCTTTTGTCTTTCGGAAAATTTACCGCCGACGGGAAAAGTTCTGGTTATATCGCTGGCATAATGCTCCATACTTTCGGCGCCGCTGTCGTGCACCACAAGGTCGCCCTTTCTCAGAACGTTATTGTGCGAGTGATTATGGAGAGTCTCGCCATGCTTCGACAGAATAACGGGAAAAGACAAGCCTCTTCCCATCGAATAAGCAAGCCCTTCCACGTAACCCGCAATTTCTTTTTCGATAACGCCGGGCTTAGCCATCTTCATTGCGCTCGTATGCATTTCGTATGAAATCTCGAGAGCTTTTTCGATTTGCTCGACCTCTTCTTTCGATTTAACGGCGCGTTGATCGGCAACCGCATGTATGAGAACTTGCGAAGCATATTCATTAATGCGCAGAGCGTCGATCCCAAGCAATATTTGGAGCTTGAGCATATTTTCGTGCCGGTATTGAGGAATGAAATGTATCTTTCTGCCCTTTTTAATATTATTAATCAAATATTGTTGTAAATTCGAAAGCTGCGCGGAGTTTTCGATACCCGATAGTCGGGCTTTTTGTTTGACGGATTTCTGCGGACCCATCCATACAATATCGTCGATATCAAAATCGTTGCCGAAAAGAATTTCTTTATTTTCGTCGATGTCGATTATGCCGACAAAATTCGGCTCGTCAATTCCGAAATAATAAAGGAACGTGCTGTCTTGTCTGAAACGATACGTATTGTCGGTGTAATTCATGGGCGATTCGCCGTTTCCGAGAAATAATATTATCCCTTCTTTAATCTTCTTTTTAAGCGAGTTTCTTCTTTTGATATAAATTTCTTTTTCAAACATTTGTTCACCTATTTGTTTTCTATCCGGACTTTAAGATAACCGACATTTTTTTGATAACAAACTAAAAAAATAGAATAAGTTTTTCTATTTTCAGAGCCATAAATTAATAGAAATTGAAAAATGAAGAAGAGCGGATTACGATATGCATTGAGCGCGGTTTTTTTATGGTCTACGGTTGCCACTGCCTTCAAACTAACTCTCGAAGGGATGAATTATGCGCAACTTTTATTTTATTCGTCGTTAACAAGCACATTGATATTCGCGTCACTGATTTTCATAAGAAGAAAGAGTATCGGCGAAACGCTCTTTTCAAAAAAATATATCAAGAACAACATAGCGCTGGGGTTTCTCAACCCATTTCTTTATTACCTTGTTTTATTCAAAGCATATTCTCTCTTGCCGGCTCAGGAAGCGCAGCCTCTTAATTATACATGGCCTATAATTATCTCAATCTTTGCGGTAATTTTTCTGAAGAACAAAATAAATTTCAGAATAATACTCGGATTGATCATGGCATTTACGGGAGTCATAGTAATTGCCACGCGCGGAAATATTTTATCGCTCCATTTTCATAATCTTTTCGGAGTAAGTCTCGCATTGGGCAGTTCTTTGTTGTGGGGATTGTTCTGGACTTTCAATCTGCTCGACAGCCGCAAAGAAGACGAGAAATTATTAGGCTCCTTTTTCTTCGGCACAATTTATACGTTCATTTATCTCGCCGCGTTCGGATCGTTTGCGATTTCCTCGTACAAGTATTTACTCGGAGCGGTTTATATCGGATTTTTCGAAATGGGAATAACTTTTATATTGTGGCTGAATGCGCTTCGTCTCAGCGACAACAAAGCCCGCACGGCGACTCTTGCATATCTTTCGCCGTTTATTTCTCTTCTGTTTATCTGGTTAATATTGGGCGAGAAGCTTTTGCTGTCGTCAATTGCGGGACTAATTCTGATAGTAAGCGGAATAATAATACAAAGGTTGAACGATTCTATCCGTAGCTGATTCCTTTAAGAGAGAAAGTCTGTCCGATCTCGTAGAGCGCTAATTCAAGCGGATATTTGGGCGCGGATTTTTGCAGCCATTCGATCGGCTCGTCGACCGGCTCGCTTCCCTGTCTGAATGTTTTCGTATGTATCGGAACAAAATATTTAGCATTCATTCGCGCGGCCATTAGCAAAGCTTCTTCCGGATTGCAATGGCTTCTTCGCCACGGATTATAAGCTCCTATCGGCATGATTGCAATGTCCACATTTTCATTTTTCAGCGCATCGAATTTATCGGTCATTGCTGTATCCCCGCCGAAGACTATTTTTTTGTTCTTGTATTCAATCAAGTAAGCGTTGTAGCTTCTTCCGTCTTTGAAAAAACCCCGCGAACGGTCTTTTTCCCACGGGAAACGCCATCCGAAATGTTTTACTTCTAAAGCTCTGAAATTAATACCGTCCAGATTCAGTTCGTCTCCCCAATCCATAATATTGAGAGATTTCCACGGTAAATCTTCAATAACGTCGCCCGTTAAATACGACGTAATTACGTCTATCTTGCCCGGATATTTTTTCGCAAAAAACTTAAGAGTCGGATAATCCATGTGATCCATATGGGCGTGCGAAATAAGGATGATGTCGGGACGCGGCATTTCATTTCTGTGGAGCGCAGGCGGAGAAATTCTCGAAGGTCCGTAACTCGTGCCGAAAAGATATACGCCCACTCGCTCGAATAAAACCGGATCGGTTAAAATCCATTTTCCCATAAAATTTATTAA comes from Melioribacter roseus P3M-2 and encodes:
- a CDS encoding c-type cytochrome, with product MTNAQKWLTAFLGIFLALFILGRITQKEETFSLPETYAEKTMQSNQELDAMSLIRQTGCVSCHGQNLEGTKIAPALTNIKDHWTRDGLINYLRNPSSYSGDERFKEYKIKYKNIVMPAYNNMDVKDLGKIADFLLEK
- a CDS encoding class II fructose-bisphosphate aldolase, which produces MISYKELGLVNSRELFKKAVDGGYAIPAFNFNNLEQLQAIVSACVETKSPVILQVSSGARKYANQTLLKNLAKGAVEYAEELGYKIPIVLHLDHGDTFELCKSCIEMGFSSVMIDGSHHPYEKNVELTAQVVEYAHKYDVTVEGELGVLAGIEDDVQSDVTHYTKPEEVEDFVKKTGVDSLAISIGTSHGANKFKPEQCTRNEDGILIPPPLRFDILEEIEKRIPGFPIVLHGASSVPPELVKIINSNGGRLKDAVGIPEDQLRRAARSAVCKINIDSDGRLAMTAAIRKYLNEHPEEFDPRKYLGPAREALKELYKHKIVNVLGSNDKA
- the aat gene encoding leucyl/phenylalanyl-tRNA--protein transferase yields the protein MTENKQPYDDLLLPDNMIRLYARGAFPMAEPTGEINWYLPEIRTIIPLDNYNVPRSLRKFMETADFQYRFDTAVMEVVRQCAKRPSTWISERLIEAYEGLYQSGFLHSVEVWQSNKLVGGLYGVAYKGAFFGESMFSAVSQASKCALVKLIERLNERGFVLLDVQYENEHLKMFGTVQINYEDFHNLLNRAYKKNVVF
- a CDS encoding DUF2721 domain-containing protein, with the translated sequence MQNKFLFDINAQNLIQLMLAPAVMISACGLLLLGINNRYSLVVNRIRLLNEEKRRLFVKVGDKPLSTTENLRLESIARQIELLVYRVRLIRNSALSYVAAVALFVLTSLLLGFGYLLSIDYLNFPIVIAFLLGMILVLTGALFCGL
- a CDS encoding CBS domain-containing protein produces the protein MKTIKELLQNRNIYTVKTGTSVADAVSFMAEHNIGLVPVLDDEGKLVGVFSERDLVKRVIAKGLNINSTKIDDVMTRELVLADINESHQECLKKMKDKGTRHLLIIENGKLAGILAMRDLLEFDLTVQKETIEVLHNYIYAK
- a CDS encoding aminopeptidase P family protein, giving the protein MFEKEIYIKRRNSLKKKIKEGIILFLGNGESPMNYTDNTYRFRQDSTFLYYFGIDEPNFVGIIDIDENKEILFGNDFDIDDIVWMGPQKSVKQKARLSGIENSAQLSNLQQYLINNIKKGRKIHFIPQYRHENMLKLQILLGIDALRINEYASQVLIHAVADQRAVKSKEEVEQIEKALEISYEMHTSAMKMAKPGVIEKEIAGYVEGLAYSMGRGLSFPVILSKHGETLHNHSHNNVLRKGDLVVHDSGAESMEHYASDITRTFPVGGKFSERQKEIYNIVLSAQLEAIKFIKPGRSYRQVHLKAASVIAEGLKSAGLMKGDVKEAVRNGAHALFFPHGLGHLLGLDVHDLENFGEGNFGYDDKIKRSSQFGLKSLRYAKALAPGIVITVEPGIYFIPQLIDKWKAEKKFREFINYDKVDKYKDFGGVRIEDDVLVTKNGARVLGKKIPKTIEELEALSSA
- a CDS encoding DMT family transporter, whose amino-acid sequence is MKKSGLRYALSAVFLWSTVATAFKLTLEGMNYAQLLFYSSLTSTLIFASLIFIRRKSIGETLFSKKYIKNNIALGFLNPFLYYLVLFKAYSLLPAQEAQPLNYTWPIIISIFAVIFLKNKINFRIILGLIMAFTGVIVIATRGNILSLHFHNLFGVSLALGSSLLWGLFWTFNLLDSRKEDEKLLGSFFFGTIYTFIYLAAFGSFAISSYKYLLGAVYIGFFEMGITFILWLNALRLSDNKARTATLAYLSPFISLLFIWLILGEKLLLSSIAGLILIVSGIIIQRLNDSIRS
- a CDS encoding MBL fold metallo-hydrolase encodes the protein MSVNRRNFLNKLSLIAAGTVFSFLYGGKDTKAGTRLELKYKPEPANWDNSDITLSWVGHSTVLINFMGKWILTDPVLFERVGVYLFGTSYGPSRISPPALHRNEMPRPDIILISHAHMDHMDYPTLKFFAKKYPGKIDVITSYLTGDVIEDLPWKSLNIMDWGDELNLDGINFRALEVKHFGWRFPWEKDRSRGFFKDGRSYNAYLIEYKNKKIVFGGDTAMTDKFDALKNENVDIAIMPIGAYNPWRRSHCNPEEALLMAARMNAKYFVPIHTKTFRQGSEPVDEPIEWLQKSAPKYPLELALYEIGQTFSLKGISYG